The DNA segment TTTCCGCAAGTACGACGTTATCCATTACTGCGTACCCAATATTACCTCGCGGGTATCGCGCACAGCAAGTTATGCGCTTAGCAACATCCTTACCCCTATTTTGTTGGGTATTAGCGAATCGCACGGGCTGAAAAACTACCTGCAATGGGAAAACCAAGCCATGCGACAAGGCTTGTATATTTACAAAGGTGTGTTGGTAAAGGCCAGTCTTGGCGAGCGTTTTAAACTCCCCAGCAAGGATATTGATTTGCTGCTGGGCGCTAATTTTTAACTCCCTACCCTTTTAACGAAAAGTACTCTTTAATGGCACGAAGAAGTAAAGACGACGACCCCCTTGAAGGCTCGCCACATGCTAATCGCACCAGTCAAAAAACAAGGCAGGGAAGTGCAAACGACCCCGGTATAGGCCAATCTTTCAGTAAACGTGCCACCCAAAAAACAATCAACCCTGATGGGTCTTTCAATGTAAAACGCATAGGGTCAAACTCGTTTCTGATAGATATATACCACTACCTGCTGCAAATCACTTGGGGGCGGTTCATGCTCTTTTCCATGCTGTTCTATTTCAGCATGAATATATTGTTTGCAACCATCTATTTTTTAGTAGGTGTTGAGCATCTTAACGGTGCCAATACTGAAAGTACGGGACGCTCGTTCTTAAGTGCATTCTTTTTCAGTGCGCAAACATTTACTACCGTAGGCTATGGCGGAATATCGCCTAAAGGCGTTTTAACCAGTTTTGTTGCCGCCGGTGAGGCATTGGTAGGTTTAATGAGTTTTGCAATCATTACGGGCTTGGTTTACGGTCGTTTTTCTCGGCCTACGGCCAAAATACAGTTTAGCAAAAAAACCTTGGTAAGTCCCTATGAAGAAGGGCGTGGCCTGATGTTTAGGATTGCCAATAAACGACGGAGCGAAATAATTGAATTGAGTGCTACGGTAATGATGGTTTCTACCGATAAAACGGGCACAGGATACAGCCGTAATTTTGACCGTTTAGAGCTTGAGGTGGACTCAATTAAGTTTCTACCTATGAACTGGACGATTGTGCACCCTATTGACGAAAAAAGCCCGCTTTTTGAGAAAGATAAGGATTGGTACGAAGACCACGATGTGGAGTTTTTAGTATTGATACAAGCCTTTGACGATACCTTTAGCCAAACCGTATATTCCCGCTACTCCTACAAATGGGATGAGGTAGTTTGGGGAGCAAAGTTTGTGAAACCTTTTTATGTGGATGATGAAGGAATGGTTGTGATGGACTTGAACAAGCTGGATGATTTTGATGATATAGTGCTTCCTCAATAGTTATTGCACTACGTGTATCATCTCTTTACAAAAGCTGTATTCATGCGGCTGGTTGCTGGCTACCAACACTAATCGCTGCGAGGTGTATTGCTCAACAAGGTTTAAATACCAGTCAATCCCTTTAGTATCAAAGTTTGTGCAGGGCTCGTCCAACATCAGCACAGGCACATCGCTAAACACAGCAAGAGCAATCTTTACCCGCTGTTTCATGCCCGATGAAAAAAACTTCAACTGTTTGTTTGCAGAGCTAACCAACCCGGTAATTTCAATAATCTCCTCAGGATGTTTAATAAACGCCTGCTTTTTCATCTTGAAATGAAAATCTACGGTTTCTTGAAGGGTAAACTCTTCTATTAGCTCTAAAAAGGGGGAGGCAATAACAAGGTGTCGGTATTTTTCATCCTCTTCAATAAGGCGACCGTCTTTGCTAAAGTTTATTTTGCCTTTAGAGATGGCCATATACCCCGCTATGCACTGCAACAGCGTTGATTTGCCCGACCCATTGGGCCCTAATACGGCATAGGCATTACCCGAAGTGAACGAGTGATTAAAATCCTTGAAAATCCAGTTACGGTTAAATTTCTTGCCGCAGTTTTCAAGTACTATTTCAAACAAGATGGTTAGCGGTTATAGTTATAGCCCTTCATGATACCGCGGTCAGAATCGCGGATAAAGCTGATAATTTCATCACGTTCTTTAGTAGCCGGCATTTCACCCTCAATAAAAGCCATTGCTTTTGAGTTGTTGTAGCCACGTAGATAGATGATGCGGTAAATTTCCTGTATCTCGTTAATCTTTTCGGTAGTGAAACCGCGACGACGCAAGCCGATAGAGTTAATCCCTTCGTACGAAAGAGGCTCACGAGCTGCTTTGGTATAGGGAGGAACGTCTTTACGAACCAATGAACCACCTGAAATCATAGCGTGTTGACCGATGTTTACAAACTGGTGCACGGCTGAAAGTCCGCTAATAATGGCGTAATCGCCAATATTAATGTGTCCGGCCAATTGCACCGAGTTACCCAAAATTACGTTGTTACCAATATTACAATCGTGGGCTACGTGAACGTAGGCCATTATCAGGCTGTTTTGGCCAATAACGGTTTTTCCGGCAGCTTCAGTACCCCTGTTAATAGTGGCACATTCGCGTATGGTGGTATTATCGCCTATGATTACAAGGCTCTCTTCGCCATGAAATTTTAAATCTTGAGGAATTGCTGAGATAACCGCTCCGGGGAAAATTTTACAGTTTTTTCCGATACGCGCACCCTCCATAATGGTAACGTTGGGGCCTATCCACGTTCCCTCACCAATTTCTACATTCTTGTCAATGGTTACAAACGGGTCTATTACAACGTTATCGGCAATTTTAGCCTGCGGGTTCACGTATGAAAGGGGCTGTATCATCAGGGCGTATAGTTATTGGGCAAATTAACGGGGTATTTATTGTTTTATCAAAATCTTACCCACGAAAGCTTCATTTATTCGTATGAAACGTTAATTATTGAGGTTTTTGTCTTTCACAATCTGAGCCATCAATTCGGCTTCAGTTACCAACTTATCGCCAACGTATGCTTGTCCTTTCATCAGACAAAGCCCCCTGCGAACAGGAGCAATAAGATCAAGACGCATTACCAGTGTATCACCGGGCACTACTTTCTCTTTAAACTTCACGCTTTCTATCTTCACAAAGTAGGTGCTGTAGTTTTCAGGATCGGGCACACGGCTCAAAATCAAAACACCGCCTGCTTGCGCCATTGCTTCAATTTGCAATACGCCGGGCATAATTGGGTTGCCGGGGAAATGCCCTTGGAAGTAATATTCGTCGCCGGTAACGTTTTTAACTGCCAACACATGGGTAGCGCTAATTTCCATTACCTTATCAACAAACAAGAAAGGGAATTTATGAGGCAAAAACCTTGTGATATCATTGATATCATACACGGGTTTTTTATTCGGGTCGTAAACAGGAACACCCGCAAGGCTTTTCTTTTTCTTAATCAGTTGTTTGATTTTTTTACCAAAAGCAACGTTAGCGGCGTGTCCGGGACGTGCGGCCATAATTTGTGCTTTTAGCGGCATACCTATTAGGGCAAGGTCGCCAATCAAATCAAGCAGTTTGTGGCGCGCAGGCTCGTTTTGAAAACGTAGGTCAACGTTATTCAAAATACCTTCTTTCTTCACCTCAACTTTTGGCTTATTAAATAGTTGTGCAAGGTGGGCAAGTTCTTCTTCGCCTACATGCTTATCAACTATTACAATAGCGTTGCTAAGGTCGCCACCTTTAATAAGGTTTTGGCTCAACAACATTTCCAACTCGTGCAAAAAGCAAAAAGTACGGCTGCTGGCAACCTCTTTCCTAAACTCTTTAAGGCTGGTTACCGATGCGTGTTGGCTGCCCAATATAGGCGAGTTATAATCTACCATTACCGTTAGGCGGTAATCATCCACAGGCATGGCTATCATTTCTACACCTTTGTCAGGCTCTAAAAACGATACGTTTTGCGGAAGGGTAAAATATTCACGTTCAGCTTCTTGTTGCTGTATACCTATTAATAATATCTCGTTTACGAAAATCTCGGCACTACCGTCTAAAATAGGAACTTCGGGACCGTCTAACTGCACAACGCAATTGTCAATTTCTAAACCGGCCAAAGCTGCCATAGCATGCTCAACGGTGGCTACACGAGCACCATTAAACTCAAGCGTAGTTCCGCGTGAAGTATCTACCACTAGGTCAACGTCAGCATCAATTATTGGTTGCTCAGGTAGGTCAACCCTTTGAAACTTAATACCGTGATTTTCAGGGGCTGGTAAAAAAGTCATGTTCACCATTTTGCCTGTATGCAGACCAATGCCAGACACCTTTACGGGACCCTTTATAGTAGTTTGTTTTTCGTTCATCGTTGTAATTTAATCAGTCGGCAACCGTATGGTTGTCAAAATGCGGGGCAAAGATAGCCCTTTTTTAATGCAGCCGCTTTAAATTATTGTTTGCTTTCGTGCACGTCAAGTTGTGCAATAATCTTCTCAAGCTGGTTGATTTTCTTTTCTAAGTCGGGGAGGTTACGGAACATAACCTGCGATTTTAGCCAACCTTTCAAGTCAATAGCCGGAGACCCGTGCCATTGTTTATTTTTATCGGTAATGCTTTTGCCAATACCTGCTTGCGCGCCAAATTGTGAACCATCGGCTATTTGCAAGTGGCCGGCAAAACCAACCTGACCGGCTACCACGCAATATTTGCCTAGTTTGGTACTGCCCGAAATGCCTGTTTGCGCTGCTATGGCAGTGTTTTCGCCAATCTCAACGTTGTGGGCTATTTGTATAAGGTTATCAAGTTTTGCACCTTTTTTAATAATGGTGCTACCCATGGTTGCACGGTCTATTGAGCAGTTTGAGCCAATCTCAACGTTGTCCTCAATAATTACATTACCCGTTTGGGGTATTTTCATGTAAGTGCCGTCGCCTTGTGGTGCGTATCCAAACCCGTCAGACCCGATAACAGTGCCGGCATGCAGGGTGCAATTGGCGCCGATAACGCAGTATGAGTATATTTTTACGCCTGAAAACAGGATGGTGTTATCACCGATGTGCACATTATCTCCCACATAGGCATTGGGATATATTTTTACATTATCGCCAATGGTTACGTTTTTGCCTATGTATGCAAAGGCACCAATGTATGGGTTTGCACCAATTTTAGAATTTTCAGAAATGTAGCAAGGTTGCTCAATGCCCGATTTGTGTTGGTCGGGGTTAAAGTATTTGCTCAAAACCTGCGTAAAAGCAATGTAGGGGTCGTCAACCTTAATCATGGTAACGGCAACCTCTTTTGCAGGCTTAAAATTTTTGTTGATTAAAACGGCCGTAGCCTTAGTATCGTATAGATAGGCTTCGTACTTAGGATTTGCCAAAAAAGTTAAAGCCCCCTTTGTTCCCTGTTCAATCTTGCTCACTGTGAAAATCTCGGCGCTTGCATCGCCTTCAATTTCACCACCGAACATCTCCCTTATTTCTTCTACGGTTATAACCATTGTGTGTGGGTGAAAATAATCAGCTAAAATAATACTATTTAGGATAACACAAATAAAATTTCTCTACGTCGCGACTCATTGATGAAATGCTGTAGTTATCACTCACCTTGCTCACGTCGTTCACTTCTCCGTTTTTCTGCAAAATATTAATACTTACTTGGGTGTCACTGTAGGCATTATTATGTACTGAACCTGAAAAAACGTAGTAGTTTATTTCGTTGTCTGTTATTCCTTTATGTTGTTTAACTTCTTCTTTTACTTTATTAATCTCGTCAACGCTAAACGCAGTGTTCTGAAAAATAATTTTGGGCAACCTGCGGTTGATAAGACTTTTTGAAAGGTATGAAAGTGTTTCATCAGGGTGCTGCATCCATACTTTTACCGATGCGGTAATATCAAAATCATCCAACAGCGCATATTGCTCTAAGTTATTTTTATCTGTAAAGAAGTTCTCGTTACTGATGTTTTGTGATAAGAAGTGGTTAAATGCTGGAGTTGCAAATAACTGCTCTCCTTTCATAACCAATTCCTTAGCTCGTTTTAGCAAAAGCAGCAATTGAATTTCAGCCGCAACCACCGTTTTGTGCAAATACACTTGCCAATACATAAGCCTGCGGGCTACCAAAAACTTTTCAATAGAGTAAATGCCTTTTTCTTCTACCACCAAACTGCCGTTGGCCACGTTCAGCATTTTTATAATACGGTCGGCACCTATCACCCCTTCTGAAACTCCGGTATAAAAACTGTCGCGCATCAGATAATCCATGCGGTCCATGTCTAACTGGCTGCTTACCAGTTGGTGCAAGAATCCTTTGTGGTAAGTGCCCTTAAACACCTCAATGGCAAGGGTAAGTTTGCCGTTAAACTCTTCATTCAATCGCTGCATAAACAGCAACGATATTTCTTCGTGGTGAACGCCCTTTACGATGGCTTCTTCAAGTGCGTGCGAAAAAGGCCCGTGGCCTATGTCGTGCAAAAGAATAGCGGCGCAGGTAGCCTCTGCTTCGGCATCGGTAATTTCTACGTCCTTAAATCTAAGATTTTCTATGGCCTCAAGAGTAAGCTTAAGGGCGCCTAAAGCGTGGTGGTAACGGGTGTGCAAGGCCCCGGGATATACCAAGTGGCTCATGCCCAATTGTTTTATGCGGCGCAACCGCTGAAAGTACGGATGCTCAATTAAATCAAACAACCAACCGTAGGGTATGGTAAGAAAACCATACAAGGGGTCGTTTATTATCTTCTTTTTATTTGTCATTAAAAGTAGCTGCAAAGCTACGCAAATGTGTATGCAAACGGTGGTTGTTTTTGCTTGGTAATGGTTTGTTAAAAAAAGTTAACTCCCGCCCAAAGCAGGCTTAGGCAGGAGTTACGATTATTTTTACTGATTAAATCACTACCGATGGTGTTTTGCTTGCTAAGTCTACTCGGTTTTGCCCTTAAACGCGGCATAAATTGCCATTGCGTGTCCGTGCCCCAAGCCAAAATCGGCTTTAAGCCATGCTACTATTTCTCCTGCTTTGGTACTTGGGTTCAATTCTCCTTCTTTCATAAAGCCTTTTTCTTCGGCTATTTTCTTAAAGTCGGCAGTGGTTTTACCTGTTTTGGCTTCAATATTATCAAGGTCTGCTTGAAACGACATAGCGGTTATTAGTTTTCTAGTTTATCCTTTAATTGTTGCAGGCTGAATTCTAAATCCTTGCCCAGCAATTTCTCCATGTTCATAAACAGCAGCATAATATTCATAGGGTAATTCATTGAGCTTGACATTCCCCACGTTACTCTGGTTTCGTTCACTTCAACAGCCTCAGTTGTAAATGGGGTTTTTGCCACTGCTGCAAACGGACGAATAAAAGTCACTTCAATATCCAGTTTCCTGTTTTCTACAATGCCTTTTATCTCTTGCTCACCTTCGCCCGCTTGTTTGTTCCCGTTCCAAGCATACACAAAACCCACAGTACCATCGGTACCTCTGTACTCCTTTTTCATGTTGGGGTCCATTTGCACCCATTTGCTAAACTGGTCTTGGTTTTTTATGTGTTTCAGGTAATCAAAAACAACATTCACGGGGCGGTTAATTAAAATGCTTCTCTCTATTGAGTAGCTTTTTTTGGTAAACAAGGCCAGCACAAAAGGCAGTGCTATTATGGCAACAATAATTATAACAATAGTCATGGCAGTTAGTGTTTATTATAGAGTAATATACAATTATTTACGCGCTTAAAAATTGTTTAATGTGCATTAGTCGTTTCCACAAAAAGTAAGGAATGAACATTACGCCTAAAGCAATAAGCGGGAAGGCTGTTTCGAAAAAACCGTCGCCCACAAACGCACGTGATGCAAAAGCCCCGATAAAGTTGATGGTAATGCCTGCAAAGGCCCACTCTTTAAGGGTAATAAATTTGTTTTGCAACAAGGCAATAACCGCCAGCAGCTTTGCAAAACCGGCAATACTTAGCAAATACATAGGGTAGCCTAAATGTCTCATTACTTCTTGCCCTCCCTCTTGGCGGGTAATGCCGCCAATTGCATCAAGCAGCAATAAAATTGCGAAAAAGATGGTAAACACCCAATACAGGGTTTTTGTTGTAGTTGTTTTCATAGTTTTAAAAGTTTGTGATTAATGTTGGGGGTTGCTATAATTCAGCATCCAAAAAATGCCGTATTTATCCTGCAGCATCCCAAAGTATGCTCCCCAAAATGTTTTATTAAGTGGCATTTCAACTCTGCCGTCTGCCGATAGTTTTGCAAACAATGTTTCTATCTCGGTTTCACTCTCGCCTTGTACACAAATATGAAAGTTGTTGCCAACGATAAATTTTTGCTCCATTATTTCAAGCATATCCGTTGCCATTATCACCACGCCATTATTCATCTCCAGCGAAACGTGTATTAGTTTTTCCTGAGCCTCGGGGGGCATTTTCTCCCCTCCGGGCACATCTTTATAGCGCTGAAAGATGGTGAACTTGCCGCCGAATACCGATTTGTAAAAAGTCATGGCTTCTTCGGTATTGCCCATAAAATGCAGGTAAGGATTTGTGCTTAACATATTTGTGTTGTTTTGTAGAGGCAAAATTATTGGCTTAAAACCAAAGTTAGGGTGTGTAAATGCGGCATTATAGGGTGGTTGATTGCGTCAAAATTGCGGACTACTTTTGTAGCATTATTACGATAACCATATCCATATTAACCCTTAGAAATGCAGTGTTGGCCTCGGTGGCCGATGCCCGTTATGTATTTAGCAAGGTAAACGACTTTTTAGCTGAGGCGGGTAAACCGCCTTTGTTTAAGGTGCAATTAGTAGGCCTTGCCAACGAAGTGAAGATTAACAACGGGTTGTTTGTTGTGCAACCTGATTTGGTGCTGCATGAGGCCGGAATTAGCGACCTTATCATTATCCCTTCAATGTTGGGTGATATGATGAGCAGTACCCACATGAACAAAGAGTTTGCCCATTGGATTGCCCAACAATACAAGAACGGAGCGGAAGTGGCCAGCCTGTGTACAGGTGCTTTTTTGTTAGCATTTTCAGGGGTATTAAAGGGGCGACAATGTACCACGCACTGGCAATACGCCAATGAGCTGAAACACTATTACCCGACGGTTGAGGTAGTGGATGAAAAGGTAATTACCGACCAAAACGGTCTATACTCAAGCGGGGGAAGTAATGCCTACTGGAATTTGCTGCTGCACTTGGTGGAGAAATACACCAACCGCGAGATTGCCATACGTACGGCCAAGTATTTTGTGATTGATTTGGATAAGAACAACCAATCGCCGTTTATTATTTTTCAGGGATTGAAAGACCACGAGGACGAAGGCATTAAACACGTGCAAGAGTTTATTGAGCGTTCGTATCAGGAAAAATATACGGTGGATTTTTTGGCTGATAAATTCAGCATGAGCCGACGGACATTTGAACGCAGGTTTAAAAAAGCCACCCGCAATACGGTTACTGAATACATACAACGGGTAAAAATTGAGGGGGCCAAGAAACAACTGGAAATTGGCCGTAAATCAATTGCTGAAATAATGCTGGATGTTGGCTACTCTGACGTGCAAGCCTTCCGTGAGGTTTTTAAGCGCATTACAGGCATGACCCCCAACGATTACCGGAATAAGTTTAACAACGGCTAGCTAATCCATTACAAAACTTAAACAGTAGTATCTTTGCGTTATTGCAAAAAACATGAAGCGATTCATTTCTTTTAAAACAGCCGTTACTGCAACCGTAATTATTTTATTGCTGGTTACTTTGTTTAACCTTTTTATATTGCTTGGCGTAGCGCCATACACTATTGTTTGGGGCGGCCGGCTTGAAAGCCGTGAACAAATGGTAGTTTTTGAATTGGTTTCTATTCTGATTAACCTTTTTTGTTTGATTATAGTGCTGGTAAAAGCCCGTCGTTTCTTACCCCGCCTTGGCAAAACTGCCGACATTGTTGCTTGGCTGTTGCCGGTTATGTATTTCTTTGGCATACTGGGCAATGTTGCATCAACATCGGCAATTGAGCGCGCGCTGTTTGTGCCGGTTACTGTTGTATTGTTTGTTCTTACCCTTCGCATAGCTTTAGAGAAGAACAGCCAGTAAGCAGCACTTTGTTTTATTTAGCCGGCAAAGGCTTGTCTAAAAAAGTCTCTATAATTTTTACGGTTCCCATATAAGTATTTGCACCGCTGCTAAGCGTGCACACCTCACCGATATACTCTCCGTGGCCGCCAGGAAATATTGCAATACTACCGTGCGGCAATAAGCGGTATAATGCTGCTGCGTGCTCAGGTGTTGCAACGTCGGCATCAGAAATCACTACCATCGTTGGGGCTTGTATGGTTTTTATAGCTTCGTCGGGTATATCTTCAAAACCAAGTACCCGGTCTACACATTTATAGTGCAGTTGTTTAAGATTGGCCGTATCGGGCGCTGCTTTTTTATACGCCTCTTGTAATTCCACAGGCATCGGGCTTTGTTTGGCCTGTTTCATAAAATCCCAAAACTGCGGAAAAGTGCCGTCGCGACGGTATATGGCCGAAGCAACCACAGCTTTGCGCACCAACTTGGGGTGGCGGATAGCTATTTGAAGCGTAGTTGTTCCCCCGTTGCTAAAGCCAAAAAAGTCGGCATTATCAATTTTCAGGTATTGCAAAAGCGCGGCCACATCATCGGCATCTTGCTCAAAACTTAGCGGTCGGTCTATGTCTTCAGTATGTCCGTGGCTTTGCAGCTCCATGGCTATTACTTTTCTAGTCTTCGCAAAACTGTCAATCACTCGCCCAAATGTACTTTCAATGGTAGAGCCGCCGCCGTGTATCAGTACCAGGGGTACACCTCCTTCGCCCCTTACTTCGTAATACATCTTAAATCCATTTAGCGGCGCATATCCGCTTACTACTGTATTTTCAGTTTTCATAGTTTCAATCATTGGTTTTGTTGTGTGTGTTGATTTGCATGCGACACACAGCAGCGTGAGTATCACCCACGCTATTTGCAGATAATTTGTTTTCATAGTGTGTTAGTTATTTACGATGCGTAGGTTAAGACGCTCAAACATTTGCAGCCAGCTTGGGTATGCCCCTGTTTCTTTGGCCAATGCCTCGTTTACCGTTTGGGTCAGTACCATTTTTGTTTTACCGTTTTGTTCAGTAAACGTAACAGTAACAAGAGTTTCGGCAGGCCAATCGGGGTTCATGCCGGCACTTTGCGGGTCGGTTAAGTTGCCCTCTTCATCCGCTACCGATAACGTATACACCAGTTTTTCAGGGTAAATGATTTCTTTATACATTCCCAAGGCCCAGCACTCGCCGTATTCCGGGTTATTTACACACGAGTGGAAATATCCGCCCACCCGCACATCCAAGTGCTTAAACTGTATGGTACAATTATCAGGGGCGTGCCATTGGGGCAGCCACTCGGCGTCTGTCCACGCTTTAAAAACCAATTCTCTTGGTGCATCAAAAAACTGTGTTATGCTAACTTCCTTTTCCATCGTTTGTTATTGGTCTTTGTTTTGTACGGTTTGTAAAAACGTATCCAGCTTAGTAAACTTCTGTTTCCATAATTTGGTCGATTGTTCCACCCAATCCGTTACCTCCTCCAGCTTTTCCAGCTTTGCCTCACAATAGCGCTCCCTGCCGTGCTGCTTAATGTTTATTAAACCGCACTCGTTCAATATTTTTATGTGCAACGAAATGGCCTGCCGGCTCACATCAAACTTTTCGGCTATGGTGTTTAGGTTCAATGGCTCGCCGGCAATCATGTTAATAATTTGCCTGCGGGTAGGGTCGGCAATTGCCTGAAAAACATCTCTTCTGATTTCCATTACTCAATATGCAAGTATCTGCTTGCAAATATATACGCAAGTATTTGCTTGCGCAATAAGAATTTTTCAAAAATCTAAAAGAGATGTTAAGGCGTTTGTTTTACCTTGTTTTAGCGTTGTCAGAGCGGTTTTTTCATCAAGATATCGGTTTGTTTATCATCGCCTAACCAAAACGGATGGCTGCCAAACGCTACAAATCCGTTCTTCTCATAAAAGCGAATAGCACGCGGGTTTTCCTCCCAAACCCCCAGCCAAATGTACTTACATTGCATTTTCAGCGCGCTGCTAACAGCAAAGTCAATAAGCAGTTGACCTGCAGCTTTACCATAAAAATCTTTAACTACATATATCCGCTCAATTTCAAGCGCATCACCGTCTTTAATGTCGGTTTGTGCTTGCCCAGTATTCAACTTCAAATACCCGACAACCCTTTCGTCAAGTTTAGCAAAATAAAAATCCGAATTATTGTTTTGTAGTTCTTTACTAAGAGCCTCCAAGCTAAAACTCTTATCCAGATATTGATTCATGTACTCGGCATCGTTCGTTTCCCAAAATGCCTCAATAAACGTTTGCCGGCTGATGGTTTGCAATTGGGCAATATCTTGAATAGTGACTTTAACAGTTTCAAAAACGGGTGTCATAGTGCCGAAAATTAGTACTTTGTAACACCAAATTGATATTAAATGAAAGTAGATTGCTACGATTTTGAGTTGACTGAAAGCATTGAGGAGAGAAAAAGCATAGAAACCCGTTATTTAACCAAAAAAACGATTGGCGAAAAACCGTTGCTGGACAAACTGATTGAGACGGCTTACCACATCCAAAGCAGCAGGCAACTTACGGATGCCGACCTTGCCCTTTTTGAGGAGGCCCTGCAAAGAACAGACATTAGGGTAATGTGTCATTATTCGGGAAAGCTGATGTGTTCGCTATCGTTTTGCGATAACAGGGCAGGGGATTTGTTTTTGAAACTGAGCGAACACCGCTCTGCCACTGTGCGGAAAAACATCGTCCTTAATATGTTGTATGAACCTGTAAAACCTGTTATGGATGCTGTTTTAGAAAAGGGGTTGGAAGATAAAAGTGCAGTGGTGAGGCGAAAAACAGCCGATGTAATAGGCCGTAATGATTTAGTGTACTTTGAAGAAAAGCTAAAGACTGCTATTGAAAAAGAAACCGACGAAAAATCTAAGAGTGAAATGGAGTTTTGTTTGTATTGGTTAGTAAACGACTATGAACTAACAAAATACGAATGGGGCAACAGATATAGTCTTACTGTAAAGACTAAGACTGGAAGTATCGGTATATCAGTAGATGAAGAAGAACTTGTGAATTTGGAAAGTATAGTTGCCGATTTAAAAACACGCTAATTTTTACCTAACAACATCCTCGGTGAAAGCGAATACACTATTCATAAATACGCTCAAGCAATCACTGAAGTCAAGCACACTACAGCAACGGACGTTGTGGATTGCGCAAATTGTTGATGAGGAGATAGACATAAAAGAGCTTTGCGACCTGTTTTTGTACCAAGACCGAACCACCGCGTTGCGCTTTTCTTGGTTCTTGAGCGAAATCGGCATGTATAAATCAACAGCTCTGCTTGCTGTTTTGCCGTATTTGTTTGAACGCAGGAAACAAACCAGCATTAAGGATTTTACTTACTCGTTTGTTAAATATTGGCGAATTGCCGGTGTGCCTCAAGAGAACAAGGGGGATGCCATTAACCTGTTATTTGACTGGCTAATCGACCCAGCGACGAGTGTTTCGGTAAAAACGCACGCTATGGAGGTATTGTTTGGTTTAACCAAAGAGTTTCCCGACTTAAAGAATGAGTTAATTACCTGCATTGAAGACCAAGTGGACAAAACCAAGGTT comes from the Bacteroidota bacterium genome and includes:
- a CDS encoding ATP-binding cassette domain-containing protein; translation: MFEIVLENCGKKFNRNWIFKDFNHSFTSGNAYAVLGPNGSGKSTLLQCIAGYMAISKGKINFSKDGRLIEEDEKYRHLVIASPFLELIEEFTLQETVDFHFKMKKQAFIKHPEEIIEITGLVSSANKQLKFFSSGMKQRVKIALAVFSDVPVLMLDEPCTNFDTKGIDWYLNLVEQYTSQRLVLVASNQPHEYSFCKEMIHVVQ
- the lpxA gene encoding acyl-ACP--UDP-N-acetylglucosamine O-acyltransferase, whose amino-acid sequence is MIQPLSYVNPQAKIADNVVIDPFVTIDKNVEIGEGTWIGPNVTIMEGARIGKNCKIFPGAVISAIPQDLKFHGEESLVIIGDNTTIRECATINRGTEAAGKTVIGQNSLIMAYVHVAHDCNIGNNVILGNSVQLAGHINIGDYAIISGLSAVHQFVNIGQHAMISGGSLVRKDVPPYTKAAREPLSYEGINSIGLRRRGFTTEKINEIQEIYRIIYLRGYNNSKAMAFIEGEMPATKERDEIISFIRDSDRGIMKGYNYNR
- a CDS encoding bifunctional UDP-3-O-[3-hydroxymyristoyl] N-acetylglucosamine deacetylase/3-hydroxyacyl-ACP dehydratase yields the protein MNEKQTTIKGPVKVSGIGLHTGKMVNMTFLPAPENHGIKFQRVDLPEQPIIDADVDLVVDTSRGTTLEFNGARVATVEHAMAALAGLEIDNCVVQLDGPEVPILDGSAEIFVNEILLIGIQQQEAEREYFTLPQNVSFLEPDKGVEMIAMPVDDYRLTVMVDYNSPILGSQHASVTSLKEFRKEVASSRTFCFLHELEMLLSQNLIKGGDLSNAIVIVDKHVGEEELAHLAQLFNKPKVEVKKEGILNNVDLRFQNEPARHKLLDLIGDLALIGMPLKAQIMAARPGHAANVAFGKKIKQLIKKKKSLAGVPVYDPNKKPVYDINDITRFLPHKFPFLFVDKVMEISATHVLAVKNVTGDEYYFQGHFPGNPIMPGVLQIEAMAQAGGVLILSRVPDPENYSTYFVKIESVKFKEKVVPGDTLVMRLDLIAPVRRGLCLMKGQAYVGDKLVTEAELMAQIVKDKNLNN
- the lpxD gene encoding UDP-3-O-(3-hydroxymyristoyl)glucosamine N-acyltransferase, which codes for MVITVEEIREMFGGEIEGDASAEIFTVSKIEQGTKGALTFLANPKYEAYLYDTKATAVLINKNFKPAKEVAVTMIKVDDPYIAFTQVLSKYFNPDQHKSGIEQPCYISENSKIGANPYIGAFAYIGKNVTIGDNVKIYPNAYVGDNVHIGDNTILFSGVKIYSYCVIGANCTLHAGTVIGSDGFGYAPQGDGTYMKIPQTGNVIIEDNVEIGSNCSIDRATMGSTIIKKGAKLDNLIQIAHNVEIGENTAIAAQTGISGSTKLGKYCVVAGQVGFAGHLQIADGSQFGAQAGIGKSITDKNKQWHGSPAIDLKGWLKSQVMFRNLPDLEKKINQLEKIIAQLDVHESKQ
- a CDS encoding HD domain-containing protein; the protein is MTNKKKIINDPLYGFLTIPYGWLFDLIEHPYFQRLRRIKQLGMSHLVYPGALHTRYHHALGALKLTLEAIENLRFKDVEITDAEAEATCAAILLHDIGHGPFSHALEEAIVKGVHHEEISLLFMQRLNEEFNGKLTLAIEVFKGTYHKGFLHQLVSSQLDMDRMDYLMRDSFYTGVSEGVIGADRIIKMLNVANGSLVVEEKGIYSIEKFLVARRLMYWQVYLHKTVVAAEIQLLLLLKRAKELVMKGEQLFATPAFNHFLSQNISNENFFTDKNNLEQYALLDDFDITASVKVWMQHPDETLSYLSKSLINRRLPKIIFQNTAFSVDEINKVKEEVKQHKGITDNEINYYVFSGSVHNNAYSDTQVSINILQKNGEVNDVSKVSDNYSISSMSRDVEKFYLCYPK
- a CDS encoding DUF4287 domain-containing protein; the encoded protein is MSFQADLDNIEAKTGKTTADFKKIAEEKGFMKEGELNPSTKAGEIVAWLKADFGLGHGHAMAIYAAFKGKTE
- a CDS encoding SRPBCC family protein, giving the protein MTIVIIIVAIIALPFVLALFTKKSYSIERSILINRPVNVVFDYLKHIKNQDQFSKWVQMDPNMKKEYRGTDGTVGFVYAWNGNKQAGEGEQEIKGIVENRKLDIEVTFIRPFAAVAKTPFTTEAVEVNETRVTWGMSSSMNYPMNIMLLFMNMEKLLGKDLEFSLQQLKDKLEN